The Vespula vulgaris chromosome 2, iyVesVulg1.1, whole genome shotgun sequence genome has a segment encoding these proteins:
- the LOC127061361 gene encoding insulin-like growth factor-binding protein complex acid labile subunit has product MWLPFILLALMASGSACPDLCVCQQGVIVDRDSPLFADVTCRGRVPELSEVPDNTRRLSVEEAEEHEVTSFLTELEASTDLESNSTSLTANESRSATIETALPYLDELTMTNCSLTSLNVSWHGFERLRSLNLSYNEVPHLSDARVSSLIGLTCLDLSNNLLKDVNVGVFRTLSELARLHLRRNEIAMVHEDAFRGLDRLEFLDLSDNRLADLPDSALTPLYSLQKLDLSGNQLQVLGARWFESLDKLRELDVSRNGLAKAASGTLQPLPGLSVLRLAENPLEEKDVSLLLGTGRRLETVDASRTGLARVPAALTRSVRALRLAGNKLTTIRGGDLDSYPLLRMLDISDNRLTEIEDDALGRLEVLEELDVSGNLLTKTPGSLPSSLTVLNLRRNGITILKANDFQELRNLRSLMLNNNDIGQIEVGSFSQLLALKELDLSDNPIKALTVNALSGPSNLAKLRMSGLTSLQEKSQQQGDMAFPVQTPERLIVLDVQRSPVLARQLLTDDAALSACKSLLELNLSETNLTALRSDLPYLLPQLRVLRLAGNDWSCTEDLYWLGQWLREHKEQTYNLELSQCAAPEKLLGTHLRDLPSPPITFSTMISTVRSTPSTTLPNLLETDRSLNETLGSFTPSSNDVINGLRNFTESTLETNEEFANYSNLVKTTTREVSSSMNEMDGISVENSTIRTTSMPRVYEAPTSFRNITSPTLKGTDLKRKEANVQNLWRKSKGKLMIDMKTDDKDAASSPISVNVSAKGKPEKSEKLKKFLTNGGDEELSPSKTSNFSNEFSLNEEKTTMSDKYLTRENNLTKEKYVLTNGIVSNTIAEELNSRATDSGTRLSEQLSGAHPGMLVLVGAALGAAAALTIILSRRATIRRRERYHRHENIEVHTLTPSTELW; this is encoded by the coding sequence ATGTGGCTTCCATTCATATTGCTCGCCTTGATGGCGAGCGGTTCCGCCTGTCCCGATCTCTGCGTCTGTCAACAAGGTGTCATCGTCGACAGGGATTCGCCGCTCTTCGCGGATGTGACGTGTCGCGGTCGCGTGCCGGAATTATCCGAGGTACCCGATAACACGAGGAGATTGTCCGTGGAGGAAGCGGAGGAACACGAGGTAACAAGTTTCTTGACCGAGCTCGAGGCATCGACCGATCTCGAGTCGAATTCGACGTCCTTGACGGCGAACGAAAGCCGAAGCGCCACTATCGAGACGGCGCTTCCCTATTTGGACGAATTGACGATGACGAACTGTTCGCTGACGTCCTTGAACGTCTCGTGGCACGGTTTCGAACGGTTACGATCGTTGAATCTCTCGTACAACGAGGTACCGCACTTGAGTGACGCGCGAGTGTCGAGCCTCATCGGTTTGACGTGTCTCGATCTGTCGAATAATTTGCTGAAGGACGTGAACGTCGGCGTTTTTAGGACGCTGAGTGAACTGGCGCGCTTGCATCTACGACGCAACGAGATCGCGATGGTGCACGAGGACGCGTTTCGCGGCTTGGATCGTCTCGAGTTTCTCGATTTGTCGGATAATAGGCTGGCAGACCTGCCGGATAGCGCGTTGACGCCTCTTTACTCTCTTCAAAAGTTAGATCTCAGCGGTAACCAGCTTCAAGTGCTCGGTGCGAGATGGTTCGAGAGCCTCGATAAACTTCGAGAACTCGATGTCTCGAGGAACGGCTTGGCGAAGGCCGCTTCGGGAACTCTTCAACCCTTACCGGGGCTATCGGTTCTGAGATTAGCGGAGAATCCTCTGGAGGAGAAAGACGTTTCTCTGTTACTCGGCACCGGAAGGAGACTTGAAACGGTGGACGCATCGCGTACAGGTCTTGCAAGAGTCCCGGCAGCCCTCACCAGATCCGTTCGAGCGTTACGTCTCGCCGGCAATAAGTTGACCACCATCAGAGGCGGCGATCTCGACAGTTATCCTCTCTTACGAATGTTGGACATTTCCGATAATCGTCTCACCGAGATCGAGGACGACGCTTTAGGACGGTTGGAAGTGCTCGAGGAGCTAGACGTCTCTGGAAATCTTTTGACCAAGACTCCCGGAAGTCTTCCCAGTAGCTTGACCGTTCTGAACCTTCGGCGAAATGGCATAACCATTTTGAAAGCGAACGATTTTCAAGAACTTCGTAATTTGAGATCTCTCATGTTAAACAACAACGATATCGGGCAAATCGAGGTTGGGTCGTTCAGTCAACTACTCGCGCTGAAGGAACTCGATTTGTCCGATAATCCTATCAAAGCGTTAACCGTTAATGCTCTGAGTGGACCGAGTAATCTTGCCAAGCTTCGTATGTCTGGATTAACGTCACTTCAAGAGAAATCCCAACAACAAGGTGACATGGCGTTTCCTGTACAGACACCGGAACGGCTTATTGTTCTCGACGTTCAACGAAGTCCCGTTCTGGCGAGACAGTTATTGACGGACGACGCTGCTCTCTCCGCTTGCAAAAGTCTCCTCGAATTAAACCTTTCCGAGACAAATCTCACGGCCCTTAGATCCGACCTGCCGTATTTGCTCCCGCAGCTCCGTGTTTTACGACTCGCTGGAAACGATTGGAGCTGTACCGAGGATCTCTATTGGCTAGGACAATGGTTAAGAGAGCACAAAGAGCAGACGTATAATCTCGAACTCTCTCAATGCGCAGCTCCCGAGAAATTATTGGGAACTCATCTACGTGATTTACCTTCGCCACCCATAACGTTTTCCACGATGATATCGACCGTTAGATCGACCCCGTCGACGACACTGCCGAATCTCCTTGAAACTGACCGATCTTTGAACGAAACGCTCGGATCTTTTACTCCTTCCTCTAACGACGTTATCAACGGACTCAGAAATTTCACCGAGTCGACTTtggaaacgaacgaagagTTTGCTAATTATTCGAACTTGGTAAAAACGACGACTCGCGAAGTTTCCAGTTCCATGAACGAAATGGACGGCATCTCTGTGGAAAATTCAACGATAAGAACGACGAGCATGCCCCGCGTTTACGAGGCACCGACTTCCTTTAGAAACATAACTTCGCCAACGTTGAAAGGAACGgatttgaaaagaaaggaggcaAACGTTCAAAATTTATGGCGCAAAAGCAAAGGGAAGTTGATGATCGATATGAAAACGGATGACAAGGATGCTGCATCCTCTCCTATCAGCGTCAACGTCTCGGCAAAAGGCAAACCGGAGAAGAGCGAGAAgttgaaaaagtttttaacGAATGGCGGTGACGAAGAATTGTCTCCGTCGAAGACATCAAACTTTTCGAACGAGTTTTCTCTAAATGAGGAAAAGACGACGATGTCGGATAAGTACCTGACGAGAGAGAACAACctgacgaaagaaaaatacgtattGACTAACGGTATCGTATCGAATACGATAGCCGAGGAACTGAACAGCCGTGCAACCGATTCCGGTACTCGACTGTCCGAACAATTATCTGGCGCACATCCCGGAATGTTGGTCCTCGTTGGAGCTGCCCTAGGTGCGGCTGCAGCATTGACTATCATATTGTCCAGACGTGCTACCATAcgtcgaagagaaagataccATCGTCACGAGAACATCGAAGTTCATACGTTAACACCGAGCACGGAACTTTGGTGA